From one Camarhynchus parvulus chromosome 25, STF_HiC, whole genome shotgun sequence genomic stretch:
- the LOC115913278 gene encoding loricrin-like, with protein sequence MCSRQSSGGCHGMSSQSSGCHSQGSGCHSSSSYQSQGSSCCGGGGGKVIISSGGGGGGSCCSGGSSGYGMGGGYSGGSSGSKGIIGGGSSGGYSGCGMGGGYGGGSSGSKSIIVGGGSGGSSGCCSGGSYGIGGGYGGSSGSKTIIGGGSSGGSSGCCSGGSSYGMGGGYGGSSGSKSIIVGGGSGGSSGCCSGGSSYGMGGGYGYGGGSSGSKTIIVGGGSGGSSGYCGGGSSGYGMGGECGGVSSGTKIIMGEGSSGGSSGCCGGGSSYGMGGGYGGGSSGSKSIIVGGGSGGSSGYCGGGYSGYGMGGGYGGGSSGSKTITGGGGSGGSSGYCSGGSSYGMGGGCGGGSSGQTIIISSGGGGGGSSQQKCPIVIPSVVSHQSKQSSYWPYGQQK encoded by the exons ATGTGCTCCAGACAAAGCTCCGGAGGCTGCCATGGGATGTCCTCCCAGTCCAGCGggtgccacagccagggctccGGTTGCCACAGCTCCTCCAGTTACCAATCCCAAGGCTCCTCCTGCTGCGGGGGCGGAGGGGGCAAAGTCATCATCAGCTCTGGTGGTGGAGGAGGTGGATCCTGCTGCAGCGGGGGTTCCTCTGGATATGGGATGGGAGGGGGATACAGTGGTGGATCTTCAGGATCAAAGGGCATCATTGGAGGGGGAAGCAGTGGAGGATACTCAGGTTGCGGCATGGGAGGAGGGTACGGTGGTGGATCTTCAGGATCAAAGAGCATCATTGTAGGCGGGGGTAGTGGAGGTTCCTCTGGATGCTGCAGCGGAGGAAGCTATGGGATAGGTGGAGGATATGGTGGATCTTCAGGATCAAAGACCATCATTGGAGGGGGAAGCAGTGGAGGTTCCTCTGGATGCTGCAGTGGAGGATCCAGCTATGGAATGGGTGGAGGATATGGAGGATCTTCAGGATCAAAGAGCATCATTGTAGGTGGGGGTAGTGGAGGTTCCTCTGGATGCTGCAGTGGAGGATCCAGCTACGGGATGGGTGGAGGATATG GGTATGGTGGTGGATCCTCGGGATCAAAAACCATCATTGTAGGTGGAGGTAGTGGAGGTTCCTCTGGATACTGTGGTGGAGGATCTTCAGGTTATGGCATGGGTGGAGAATGTGGCGGTGTGTCTTCAGGAACCAAGATCATAATGGGAGAGGGAAGCAGTGGAGGTTCCTCTGGGTGCTGCGGTGGAGGATCCAGCTATGGCATGGGTGGAGGATACGGTGGAGGATCTTCAGGATCAAAGAGCATCATTGTAGGTGGAGGTAGTGGAGGCTCCTCTGGATACTGTGGTGGGGGATATTCAGGCTATGGCATGGGAGGAGGGTACGGTGGTGGCTCTTCAGGATCAAAGACCATCACTGGAGGTGGAGGTAGTGGAGGTTCCTCTGGATACTGCAGTGGAGGATCCAGCTATGGGATGGGAGGAGGATGCGGTGGTGGCTCCTCAGGCCAGACCATCATCATCAGCTCTGGAGGTGGCGGCGGAGGCTCCTCGCAGCAGAAATGTCCCATTGTCATCCCCAGCGTGGTGTCCCACCAGAGCAAGCAGAGCTCCTACTGGCCCTATGGCCAGCAGAAGtaa